Within Flavobacterium lindanitolerans, the genomic segment CGCCACCTAATATCTTTAAGGATTTAGGATTGAGTGTAGGTAATGCGATGTCTTCCGTATCAGGTAATCCTATTTATGCTAACCAGTTTTATATTGCCGCTTTTGTAGCTATTTTGCTGGGTATCTATTCGTTTACCTTGCCAAAATGTCCACCACAAAAATCAATTGCAGAAGATGCAAGTTTTGTGGAGCAATTAGGATTGAATGCTTTCAAACTGTTCAGTTCCTATAAAATGGCGTTGTTTTTTATATTTTCTATGTTTTTGGGAGGCGCTTTGCAGCTTACCAATATGTATGGCGATGCCTTTTTAAATGATTTCGCCAAGATTCCGGAATACAAAGATTCATTTGTAGTTGAATATTCAACAATAATCATGTCGATTTCGCAGGTTTCTGAGACCTTGTTCATTCTGGCGATTCCTTTCTTTTTGAAACGTTTCGGAATCAAACAGGTAATGCTGTTCTCCATGATAGCATGGGTACTTCGTTTTGGGCTTTTCGCTTATGGCGATCCGGTACAAGGTTTATGGATGATTATTCTTTCCTGTATCGTATACGGAATGGCGTTTGATTTCTTTAATATATCAGGTTCCTTATTTGTTGAAACAACAACCGATTCTAAAATTCGTGCCAGCGCACAAGGATTGTTTATGATGATGACGAATGGTGTAGGGGCGTATTTGGGAAGTGTTATCAGCGGTTATGCTATTGATAAATATTTTACTCACGGAGAAACTAAAGACTGGCATAGTATATGGCTTTCTTTTGCCCTGTATGCGTTGATAATTTCCATTGCCTTCGCGGTAATGTTCAAACACAAACACAAGCCGGAAGATGTTGAAAATATATCACATTAAAAAACTAAAAGAGCTTCAGATTGAGGCTCTTTTTTGTTATTGGATGTTTTGGGAGTTAAATAATAGCCATTCTTCTTAGGTTTTGATTTATAAACATTTAGGATAAAAGCTTCATTCTGGAATTATTTGGTAGATTAAAAAATATTTATTAATTTTGCGCACCTTTTGGCGAAGAAGAGTTTCCTTTAGGTATCAACTATTTATGTAAAACACTTCTGTGTTTTCTATTGCATCAAGAAACTCGAGAAAACATAGGATACAAATTTTTATCAGAACAAATGTCTGAACAAACAAAAGCACAAGCGGAATTTTTAGAGAACTTTAACTGGCACAACTTCCAAGAAGGTATTGATGCTGTTGACGAAAAAAACCTGAAAGAATTCGAAGAGTTAGTTGAAAAAACTTTTATCTCTACAGATCAGGAAGAAGTAGTTGAAGGTGTTGTAGTTAGAATCACTGACAGAGATGCTATCGTTGATATCAACGCTAAATCTGAAGGTGTTATTTCTTTAAACGAATTCCGTTACAATCCAAACTTAAAAGTAGGAGACAAAGTAGAAGTATTAATTGACGTTCGTGAGGACAAAACAGGTCAGTTGGTTCTTTCTCACAGAAAAGCTCGTACTATCAAAGCTTGGGATAGAGTTATTGCAGCTAATGAAACAGGTGAAATCGTTAACGGTTTCGTTAAATGCAGAACTAAAGGTGGTATGATCGTTGACGTATTCGGAATCGAGGCTTTCTTGCCAGGTTCTCAAATCGACGTGAAGCCAATCAGAGATTACGATCAGTATGTAAACAAAATGATGGAATTCAAAGTTGTGAAAATCAACCATGAGTTCAAAAACGTTGTTGTTTCTCATAAAGCGCTTATCGAAGCTGATATCGAAGTACAGAAAAAAGAAATTATCGGTCAATTAGAAAAAGGACAAGTATTAGAAGGTGTTGTTAAAAACATTACTTCTTATGGTGTGTTCATTGACCTTGGAGGTGTTGACGGATTGATCCACATTACTGACCTTTCTTGGTCAAGAATCAACCACCCAAGCGAAGTTCTTGAATTAGACCAAAAACTAAACGTTGTTATCCTTGATTTCGATGATGAGAAAACAAGAATCCAACTTGGTTTGAAACAATTAAACGCTCACCCATGGGATGCACTTGATGCTAACCTGAAAGTAGGTGACAAAGTGAAAGGTAAAGTTGTAGTTATCGCTGACTACGGTGCTTTCATCGAAGTTGCTGAAGGTGTTGAAGGCCTAATCCACGTTTCTGAAATGTCTTGGTCAACTCACTTGAGAAGTGCTCAGGATTTCGTAAAAGTTGGTGACGAAGTTGAAGCTGTTATCTTGACTTTGGATAGAGAAGATCGTAAGATGTCTCTTGGTATCAAGCAATTGACTCAAGATCCATGGACTGATATCACTGCTAAATACCCTGTAGGTTCTAAACACACAGGTATCGTTAGAAACTTTACAAATTTTGGTGTTTTCGTAGAATTGGAAGAAGGAATCGATGGATTAATCTACATTTCTGATCTTTCCTGGACTAAGAAAATCAAGCACCCATCTGAATTCGTAAGCGTTGGTGAAAAACTTGACGTAGTAGTATTAGAGTTGGATGTTGAAGGACGTAAATTATCTTTAGGTCACAAACAGACTACTGCTAACCCTTGGGATAAATACGAAGATTCATTCGCTGTTGGAACTATCCACACTGGAGAAATCTCTGAAATCGTTGACAAAGGAGCTACTGTAGAATTCGGTGATGATATCGTTGCTTTCATCCCAACCCGTCACCTTGAAAAAGAGGACGGTAAGAAATTGAAAAAAGGTGAAACAGCTGATTTCAAAGTGATCGAGTTCAACAAAGAATTCAAAAGAGTAGTTGCTTCTCACACTGCTATCTTCCGTGAAGAAGAAGAGAAAAACGTGAAAGCTGCTTCTGAGAATACTACAATGTCTTCAAGTAATGCTACTGCATCTACTTTAGGAGATAACAATGATATTCTTGCTGAATTGAAAGCTAAAATGGAAAAAGGAGGGAACTAATCCTGACTGATTTTAATACAAAAGCCTCACGGAAATGTGGGGCTTTTTTAATTATTTTAAATGATAATATTAAAATTTTGTTTACATTTGAAATCCTAAAATAAAGGAATTCTGTTCCCTATTACCAATGTATTTTTAAAAACTAACTATGAAGACTAATAAAAATCTGGCAATTATTCTTTTTGCATTATTGTTAAGCGTTGCATCATTTGCCCAAAAGAACCAAAAAAGGGCAAATATGAATGTCGTTAACCCAAAGTTTGACGCAACTAAAAATATTATCGATAACCTTACGGCTTCGCAGAATTATTCTTCTTTAGCAAAGGTTTTTAAAGCTGCAGAGTTTGAGCAAATGCTGCGCGAAGAAGGACCTTATACCATTTTGGCACCTAGCAATGATGTCATCAGCAGGTCTTCAGAAAATTTAGAATTCATGACCGATCCAAAAAATATTCACCGTACTAAAGATATTGCGGCTTACTATATGATTCCGGGTAAGTGGTATGCTTCAGATTTCGGGAAATTAATTCGAATGAGTAAAGGAAGAGGTGAAATCAAAACGGCTGATGGTGATATTCTTATCATTACTCTTGAAAACAGTATTATCTATTTGACAGATGCTAAAGGAAATAAGGCAAAACTGGTGTTCACAGATGCTATCCAAAGCAATGGAATTATTCACGGTATTGACAAAACTTTTTCTCCTAACTAAATAGAAGGATTAACAAATAAAAAAAAAGCCTCGCATTAGCGGGGCTTTTTTTGTTAAGTCTGTCCCATCCTGAAATAAGTTGACACCAAATCGACTTTATTATGAAAGACAACGAAAGTAAGGCAATTAAACGTAGCCAAA encodes:
- a CDS encoding nucleoside permease — its product is MGIKFRLTLMSFLQFFVWGAWLITIGTYCFNAKGWTGAEFGAIFSTLGLSSLFMPALTGIIADKWLNAEKLYGILHILYGLILLYVPEVNDPSILFYVIFGAMICYMPTISLSNSIAYTILKNNKYDVVKVFPPIRVWGTIGFIVAMWITNIFSSPTPPNIFKDLGLSVGNAMSSVSGNPIYANQFYIAAFVAILLGIYSFTLPKCPPQKSIAEDASFVEQLGLNAFKLFSSYKMALFFIFSMFLGGALQLTNMYGDAFLNDFAKIPEYKDSFVVEYSTIIMSISQVSETLFILAIPFFLKRFGIKQVMLFSMIAWVLRFGLFAYGDPVQGLWMIILSCIVYGMAFDFFNISGSLFVETTTDSKIRASAQGLFMMMTNGVGAYLGSVISGYAIDKYFTHGETKDWHSIWLSFALYALIISIAFAVMFKHKHKPEDVENISH
- the rpsA gene encoding 30S ribosomal protein S1, whose protein sequence is MSEQTKAQAEFLENFNWHNFQEGIDAVDEKNLKEFEELVEKTFISTDQEEVVEGVVVRITDRDAIVDINAKSEGVISLNEFRYNPNLKVGDKVEVLIDVREDKTGQLVLSHRKARTIKAWDRVIAANETGEIVNGFVKCRTKGGMIVDVFGIEAFLPGSQIDVKPIRDYDQYVNKMMEFKVVKINHEFKNVVVSHKALIEADIEVQKKEIIGQLEKGQVLEGVVKNITSYGVFIDLGGVDGLIHITDLSWSRINHPSEVLELDQKLNVVILDFDDEKTRIQLGLKQLNAHPWDALDANLKVGDKVKGKVVVIADYGAFIEVAEGVEGLIHVSEMSWSTHLRSAQDFVKVGDEVEAVILTLDREDRKMSLGIKQLTQDPWTDITAKYPVGSKHTGIVRNFTNFGVFVELEEGIDGLIYISDLSWTKKIKHPSEFVSVGEKLDVVVLELDVEGRKLSLGHKQTTANPWDKYEDSFAVGTIHTGEISEIVDKGATVEFGDDIVAFIPTRHLEKEDGKKLKKGETADFKVIEFNKEFKRVVASHTAIFREEEEKNVKAASENTTMSSSNATASTLGDNNDILAELKAKMEKGGN
- a CDS encoding fasciclin domain-containing protein → MKTNKNLAIILFALLLSVASFAQKNQKRANMNVVNPKFDATKNIIDNLTASQNYSSLAKVFKAAEFEQMLREEGPYTILAPSNDVISRSSENLEFMTDPKNIHRTKDIAAYYMIPGKWYASDFGKLIRMSKGRGEIKTADGDILIITLENSIIYLTDAKGNKAKLVFTDAIQSNGIIHGIDKTFSPN